One genomic window of Kaistia geumhonensis includes the following:
- the ldtR gene encoding transcriptional regulator LdtR, which translates to MINAKRTVDSLNQPQTPAELKPLYMEALTLVERLHRRLLDVIKDEFDRSGRSDVNSVQALLLFNIGDSELTAGELRSRGYYLGSNVSYNLKKLVEMGYIHHQRSRMDRRSVRVSLTPKGQEIANIVGNLYERHIRSIQQVGGIAIDDFQLINKSLHRLERFWTDQILYRL; encoded by the coding sequence ATGATCAACGCGAAGCGGACAGTGGATTCGCTCAATCAACCGCAGACCCCGGCTGAGCTGAAGCCCCTATACATGGAGGCGCTGACGCTGGTCGAGCGGCTTCATCGCCGCCTTCTCGATGTGATCAAGGACGAGTTCGACCGTTCGGGCCGTTCCGACGTGAACAGCGTCCAGGCGCTGTTGCTGTTCAACATCGGCGACTCGGAGCTGACGGCCGGAGAACTTCGCTCGCGCGGCTATTATCTCGGCTCGAACGTCTCCTACAATCTCAAGAAGCTGGTCGAGATGGGCTACATCCACCACCAGCGCTCGCGGATGGACCGCCGCTCGGTCCGAGTCAGCCTGACGCCGAAGGGCCAGGAGATCGCCAACATCGTCGGCAATCTCTACGAGCGCCACATCCGCTCGATCCAGCAGGTCGGCGGCATCGCGATCGACGACTTCCAGCTGATCAACAAGTCGCTCCACCGCCTCGAGCGCTTCTGGACCGACCAGATCCTCTACCGGCTCTGA
- a CDS encoding DUF6163 family protein, with product MMDHEVTQLPSEPDNPWALALTIYLRGIAALLLLLGLRQWLYIAGIFDEAGWSFETMTTAWRFVTVHLAVVDLVAAVGLWMRVAWGNVLWVYAAVFEIAIHTAFAETFGVDPIIVGFHVLALAVFLGLVFMERRQAARAD from the coding sequence ATGATGGACCATGAGGTGACCCAGCTTCCGAGCGAGCCCGACAATCCGTGGGCGCTGGCGCTCACCATCTATCTGCGGGGCATCGCGGCCCTGCTGCTTTTGCTCGGCCTGCGCCAGTGGCTCTACATCGCCGGAATCTTCGACGAGGCGGGCTGGTCGTTCGAGACCATGACGACGGCCTGGCGCTTCGTCACCGTCCATCTGGCGGTGGTCGATCTCGTCGCCGCCGTCGGACTGTGGATGCGGGTCGCCTGGGGGAACGTGCTCTGGGTCTATGCGGCGGTGTTCGAGATCGCGATCCACACCGCGTTCGCGGAGACCTTCGGCGTCGATCCGATCATCGTCGGCTTCCATGTGCTGGCGCTCGCGGTGTTTCTCGGCCTCGTCTTCATGGAGCGCCGCCAGGCAGCGAGGGCCGATTGA
- a CDS encoding hemolysin family protein, giving the protein MPWGDIAIIAVLIAFNAFFAMSEIAVVSSRPARLQSMAAEGVPGASAALRLSEDPTGFLSAVQIGITLVAILSGAFGEAELAAPLRIFLADAFPALGARADTIATVTVVVGLAYFSLICGELVPKRLSLTNPERIACIVARPVSLLARIAHPIVFFLRISTNTVMRLLGKNENDERGVTEEEVKTLIAEGTESGVFHKAEREMIEGVIRVADRSVRSIMVPRPDVLWLDADDTPENVAREILEGGHSRFPVSRGDIDAVIGIVHAKDLLEQLRKGEPIDLAAVVREPLYVDERMPILNMLDRFRTSNVHMAIVLDEYGTFQGVVTPMDILTAIAGDLPERAGDDEPDAVQREDGSWLIDGSATIDVVERVLGLKSLASDEDYATVAGFMLHKFGHIPAPGEHFAHDGWCFEVVDLDGRRIDKVLVYRIEAKPAA; this is encoded by the coding sequence ATGCCCTGGGGCGATATCGCCATCATCGCGGTCCTGATCGCGTTCAATGCCTTCTTCGCCATGTCCGAGATTGCCGTCGTCTCGTCGCGCCCGGCGCGGCTTCAGTCGATGGCTGCCGAGGGCGTGCCCGGCGCCAGCGCGGCGCTTCGCCTGTCGGAAGATCCGACTGGCTTCCTCTCGGCGGTCCAGATCGGCATCACGCTGGTCGCCATTCTCTCCGGCGCCTTCGGCGAAGCCGAACTCGCGGCGCCGCTGCGCATCTTCCTTGCCGACGCCTTCCCGGCGCTCGGCGCGCGGGCGGATACGATCGCGACCGTGACGGTCGTCGTCGGCCTCGCCTATTTCTCGCTCATCTGCGGCGAGCTGGTGCCGAAGCGGCTCAGCCTCACCAATCCGGAGCGCATCGCCTGCATCGTGGCGCGGCCGGTGAGTCTCCTCGCCCGCATCGCGCACCCGATCGTCTTCTTCCTGCGCATCTCGACCAACACGGTCATGCGCCTGCTCGGCAAGAACGAGAACGACGAGCGCGGCGTCACCGAGGAAGAGGTGAAGACCCTCATCGCCGAAGGCACGGAGAGCGGCGTCTTCCACAAGGCCGAGCGCGAGATGATCGAGGGCGTCATCCGCGTCGCCGACCGCTCGGTGCGCTCCATCATGGTCCCGCGCCCCGACGTGCTCTGGCTCGACGCCGACGACACGCCGGAAAATGTCGCTAGAGAGATTCTCGAAGGCGGCCATTCGCGCTTCCCGGTCAGCCGCGGCGACATCGACGCCGTGATCGGCATCGTCCATGCCAAGGACCTCCTGGAGCAGCTTCGCAAGGGCGAGCCGATCGACCTCGCCGCCGTCGTGCGCGAGCCGCTCTATGTCGACGAGCGCATGCCGATCCTCAACATGCTCGATCGTTTCCGGACCTCGAACGTGCACATGGCGATCGTCCTCGACGAATACGGCACCTTCCAGGGCGTCGTGACGCCGATGGATATCCTGACCGCCATCGCCGGCGACCTGCCCGAGCGGGCCGGCGACGACGAGCCCGACGCCGTGCAGCGCGAGGACGGCTCCTGGCTGATCGACGGCAGCGCCACGATCGACGTCGTCGAGCGCGTCCTGGGGCTGAAGTCGCTGGCGAGCGACGAGGACTATGCGACCGTCGCCGGCTTCATGCTGCACAAGTTCGGACATATCCCGGCACCGGGCGAGCATTTCGCCCATGACGGCTGGTGCTTCGAGGTCGTCGACCTCGACGGGCGTCGCATCGACAAGGTGCTGGTCTACAGGATCGAGGCGAAGCCGGCCGCGTGA
- a CDS encoding L,D-transpeptidase family protein, translating into MSGSSKRPSFDGMTSGLRGLSRRNMLKFLAGGAAVSALGAGSAFAQGVDPIQQMLQSSFQEASDGFDAGTGGVASVRTSEPILSPSTSMAVEGAIARYNEIVAAGGWPQVPGDQKLSLGMRDPAVVILRQRLTVSGDLAPGIPSSETFDSYVDAALRRFQARHGLPADGVLGFATVGMMNVPADVRLAQLQTNLVRLKAMSGPLGDRYVMVNVPAASIEVVEGLRVISRHTAVVGKIDRETPILNSKIYRISFNPYWTVPASIIRKDLIPLMQKQPDYLTKKHIRIYDNAGIEVPPTAIDWNTDQATKGYLFRQDPGDFNSLGTVRISFHNDEDVYMHDTPLKDIFGNVERFDSSGCVRVQNVRQVIAWLLRDNPEFPRSRIDEIFKTGERVDVNLKPEIPVYLEYITAWATPDGAVYFRNDIYNRDGVGQIALQ; encoded by the coding sequence ATGAGCGGTTCCTCCAAGCGTCCCTCCTTCGATGGCATGACTTCCGGGCTGCGCGGTCTTTCGCGGCGCAACATGCTGAAATTCCTCGCCGGTGGCGCGGCCGTGTCGGCGCTCGGCGCCGGCTCGGCCTTCGCGCAGGGCGTCGATCCGATCCAGCAGATGCTGCAGAGCTCGTTCCAGGAGGCTTCGGACGGTTTCGATGCCGGCACGGGCGGCGTCGCCTCGGTGCGCACCAGCGAGCCGATCCTCTCGCCATCGACCTCGATGGCCGTCGAGGGTGCCATTGCTCGCTATAATGAAATCGTCGCTGCCGGCGGCTGGCCGCAGGTTCCGGGCGATCAGAAGCTGAGCCTCGGCATGCGCGATCCGGCCGTGGTGATCCTGCGCCAGCGCCTCACGGTCTCCGGCGATCTCGCGCCCGGCATTCCCTCGTCCGAGACCTTCGATTCCTATGTCGATGCTGCCCTGCGCCGGTTCCAGGCGCGGCACGGGCTGCCGGCCGACGGTGTGCTTGGCTTCGCGACGGTTGGCATGATGAACGTGCCGGCGGATGTTCGCCTGGCGCAGCTTCAGACCAATCTGGTGCGCCTCAAGGCCATGTCCGGCCCGCTCGGCGATCGCTACGTCATGGTCAACGTGCCGGCCGCCTCGATCGAGGTGGTGGAAGGGCTGCGGGTCATCTCGCGCCACACGGCGGTGGTCGGCAAGATCGACCGCGAGACGCCGATCCTTAACTCCAAGATCTATCGCATCAGCTTCAACCCCTACTGGACGGTGCCGGCCTCGATCATCCGCAAGGACCTGATCCCGCTGATGCAGAAGCAGCCGGACTACCTGACCAAGAAGCATATCCGCATCTACGACAATGCCGGCATCGAGGTGCCGCCCACGGCGATCGACTGGAACACCGACCAGGCGACCAAGGGCTATCTCTTCCGGCAGGATCCGGGCGATTTCAACTCGCTGGGCACCGTGCGCATCTCGTTCCACAACGACGAGGACGTCTACATGCACGACACGCCGCTGAAGGACATCTTCGGCAATGTCGAGCGCTTCGACTCGTCGGGTTGCGTGCGTGTGCAGAATGTTCGCCAGGTCATCGCCTGGCTGCTGCGCGATAATCCGGAGTTCCCGCGCTCGCGCATCGACGAGATCTTCAAGACCGGCGAGCGGGTCGACGTGAACCTGAAGCCCGAGATTCCGGTCTATCTCGAATATATCACCGCCTGGGCGACCCCGGACGGCGCGGTCTATTTCCGCAACGACATCTACAACCGCGACGGCGTCGGCCAGATCGCGTTGCAGTAG
- the hemB gene encoding porphobilinogen synthase: protein MTSEQRFQRHDMDAILGGRRMRRNRRADWTRRLVRETVLTVDDLIWPIFLVDGDGVRQPVPSMPGVERYSVDQAVIEAEKAAALGIPAIALFPFTEPTLRDLSGSESLNPDNLVCRACRAIKAAVPEIGLITDVALDPYTSHGHDGVMDGHVILNDESVALLVRQALNQAAAGADVIAPSDMMDGRVGAIRDSLDTAGFDDVQIMAYSAKYASAFYGPFRDAIGTSKTLVGDKRTYQMDFANSDEALREVELDIAEGADMIMVKPGLPYLDIVRRVKDNFAMPTFAYQVSGEYAMIRAAEQNGWIDGERAMVESLWAFKRAGADGILTYFAPFVAPLLKR, encoded by the coding sequence ATGACAAGTGAACAGCGCTTCCAGCGCCACGACATGGACGCCATCCTCGGCGGCCGGCGCATGCGCCGCAACCGCCGGGCCGACTGGACGCGCCGGCTGGTGCGCGAGACCGTCCTGACCGTCGACGACCTGATCTGGCCGATCTTCCTCGTCGACGGCGATGGCGTGCGCCAGCCTGTGCCCTCCATGCCCGGCGTCGAGCGCTATTCGGTCGACCAGGCCGTGATCGAAGCCGAGAAGGCCGCGGCGCTCGGCATTCCGGCGATTGCTCTCTTCCCCTTCACCGAACCGACGCTTCGCGATCTCTCCGGCTCCGAATCGCTCAATCCGGACAATCTCGTCTGCCGCGCCTGCCGTGCCATCAAGGCGGCGGTTCCCGAAATCGGTCTCATCACCGACGTGGCCCTCGACCCCTATACGAGCCATGGCCATGACGGCGTCATGGACGGGCATGTGATCCTCAATGACGAGAGCGTCGCCCTGCTGGTCCGCCAGGCGCTCAACCAGGCGGCGGCCGGCGCCGACGTCATCGCGCCCTCCGACATGATGGACGGTCGCGTCGGCGCGATCCGCGACAGCCTGGACACCGCCGGGTTCGACGACGTGCAGATCATGGCCTACTCGGCCAAATACGCCTCGGCCTTCTACGGCCCGTTCCGCGACGCCATCGGCACCTCGAAGACCCTCGTCGGCGACAAGCGCACCTATCAGATGGACTTCGCCAACAGCGACGAGGCGCTGCGCGAGGTCGAGCTCGACATCGCCGAAGGCGCCGACATGATCATGGTCAAGCCCGGCCTGCCCTATCTCGACATCGTCCGCCGCGTGAAGGACAATTTCGCCATGCCGACCTTCGCCTATCAGGTGTCGGGCGAATACGCGATGATCCGGGCCGCGGAGCAGAACGGCTGGATCGACGGCGAGAGGGCGATGGTGGAGAGCCTGTGGGCCTTCAAGCGGGCCGGAGCGGACGGCATCCTCACTTATTTCGCGCCCTTCGTCGCGCCGCTGCTGAAGCGCTGA